Proteins found in one Brevibacillus brevis genomic segment:
- a CDS encoding S-layer homology domain-containing protein, whose product MQITLQQIGKKATLLVVSLSVLLTGIATAGMKKADAREEYVVNSPAFIDTNGHWAAKEIGIATKKGLIKGFPDGTFKPEQTVTQEQFLSLIERVIPSFTGHEPEGYIKETYLQAAAGRWSEKTYHHLASAGIMPSGKPMDSMTRLEAARTLLAAIGHQSEGEKYRGTTAKFFTDLSVENETQVMTVYPAYKMGILAGFPDGSFRPDDKINRAQAVVLLNRLETKIDELYPGNVPESEKKAMTQAVSSFVSDVMDKQKIRRYDDLVAYVKKNNLPVSESFLREHFSFMQYEVYDYIRFPQFNELMYFAKIGMNKYRMTVQYYAGDLGGSVDRTFYLSSSDGKTFRLIGKDE is encoded by the coding sequence ATGCAGATTACATTACAACAAATCGGGAAAAAAGCCACTCTACTAGTTGTTAGCTTGTCGGTTTTATTGACGGGCATCGCAACCGCAGGAATGAAGAAGGCCGACGCACGGGAAGAATATGTGGTCAATTCCCCTGCATTTATCGACACGAATGGACATTGGGCAGCAAAGGAAATAGGGATTGCTACCAAAAAAGGATTGATCAAAGGATTTCCCGACGGGACCTTTAAGCCAGAGCAAACGGTGACGCAAGAACAGTTTTTATCCCTGATTGAACGCGTCATACCTTCCTTCACAGGTCATGAGCCTGAAGGCTATATCAAAGAGACCTACTTGCAGGCTGCTGCGGGACGTTGGTCGGAAAAAACCTATCACCATTTGGCTTCTGCGGGTATCATGCCATCGGGGAAACCGATGGATAGCATGACGCGGTTAGAAGCGGCAAGAACCTTGCTGGCAGCTATCGGGCATCAATCCGAAGGGGAAAAATATCGGGGAACGACAGCGAAATTTTTTACGGATCTTTCGGTCGAAAATGAAACACAGGTGATGACGGTCTACCCTGCCTACAAAATGGGGATTCTGGCTGGCTTTCCAGATGGAAGCTTTCGTCCTGATGACAAAATCAACAGAGCACAGGCAGTCGTCCTATTAAATCGTTTGGAAACGAAAATAGACGAGCTGTACCCTGGCAATGTACCGGAGAGCGAGAAAAAGGCAATGACACAAGCTGTCTCGTCATTCGTAAGTGATGTGATGGATAAGCAAAAAATTCGACGCTATGATGACTTGGTCGCGTATGTAAAGAAAAACAATCTGCCTGTGAGCGAATCGTTTTTACGCGAGCATTTTTCGTTTATGCAATATGAAGTGTATGATTATATCCGGTTTCCGCAGTTCAATGAGCTGATGTACTTTGCAAAAATCGGAATGAATAAATACAGAATGACGGTTCAATATTACGCAGGGGATTTGGGCGGAAGCGTCGATCGCACGTTTTACCTTTCCTCGAGCGATGGCAAAACGTTTCGACTGATTGGAAAAGATGAATAA
- the bshC gene encoding bacillithiol biosynthesis cysteine-adding enzyme BshC: MNVECLALPLANPLAQEYQQQNASALQFFEHNPYREQSYRERVEWLRSQSYPHRNQLVEGLYRFNKEMGTHPETLKNIELLKQPDTYVVIGGQQAGVLGGPLYTVNKAVHLIQAAKRLSAELQANVIPVFWIAGEDHDIDEIDHVYWGADDGKRLHKERLALNKKGRQSASTLPLDPELCTQFLEKFFQGQTETTETKQIRELLTQTASDSRTVAEWFARLMAKLFGKHGLVLVESSLPFVRELQQPIFSQIIENNEQLTKVMLRAADRISTAGYPLQLQVEEHQANLFVYEGDDRLLLERHGERFINRRRSYSRDELLKQVADTPERFSTNVVTRGLMQEHLFPTLAFIGGPGEIAYWAFYREVFELFGMQMPIVLPRMSITLVEGAQLRLLDSLGLSVEQVLTDFTAWKTEWSKNQGPHPLEQQFASARESIMSIYRPLVEEVVSLDGGLRGLAEKNSKLLLEQVSFLEERLIRSLQQKDDVEHVRVQRIETALLPEGGLQERKHSFFPFANKYGLGLIDRLVDAPFAHDGTHQLYYL, from the coding sequence ATGAATGTTGAATGTCTCGCGCTTCCATTGGCGAATCCGCTGGCACAGGAGTACCAGCAGCAAAATGCCTCTGCATTACAGTTTTTTGAGCATAATCCCTACCGTGAACAGTCCTATCGAGAACGCGTGGAATGGCTTCGAAGTCAATCCTATCCTCACCGGAACCAGCTCGTGGAAGGTTTATATCGATTTAATAAAGAGATGGGTACTCACCCTGAAACACTGAAAAATATCGAGTTGCTCAAACAGCCAGACACCTATGTGGTCATCGGCGGTCAGCAAGCAGGAGTTCTGGGTGGGCCACTCTATACGGTCAACAAGGCTGTTCATCTGATCCAGGCAGCGAAGAGGCTGTCTGCTGAGCTTCAGGCGAACGTCATTCCGGTGTTTTGGATTGCTGGCGAAGATCATGACATCGATGAGATCGATCACGTGTACTGGGGAGCGGACGATGGAAAGCGCCTGCACAAAGAGCGACTGGCTCTGAACAAAAAGGGCCGTCAATCGGCAAGTACGCTACCCTTGGACCCTGAGCTGTGTACGCAGTTCCTGGAAAAGTTTTTCCAGGGACAGACAGAGACTACCGAAACCAAACAGATTCGTGAGTTGCTGACGCAGACTGCATCAGACTCGCGCACAGTCGCAGAGTGGTTTGCCCGCTTGATGGCAAAACTGTTTGGCAAGCACGGTCTTGTTCTGGTTGAATCCTCGTTGCCGTTTGTTCGTGAACTGCAGCAACCCATTTTTTCACAGATCATCGAAAACAATGAGCAATTGACGAAGGTGATGCTGCGGGCAGCGGATCGAATTTCAACGGCTGGCTATCCACTCCAATTGCAAGTGGAAGAGCATCAAGCCAATCTGTTCGTCTATGAGGGCGATGATCGATTGCTGCTAGAACGTCACGGGGAGCGCTTTATCAATCGGAGACGTTCTTACAGTCGCGATGAATTGCTCAAGCAGGTTGCAGATACCCCGGAGCGTTTTAGCACAAACGTCGTTACTCGTGGGTTGATGCAGGAGCATCTCTTTCCTACGCTTGCCTTCATTGGAGGTCCGGGTGAGATTGCGTATTGGGCGTTTTATCGGGAGGTATTCGAGCTATTCGGGATGCAGATGCCGATCGTATTGCCTCGGATGTCCATTACCCTTGTGGAAGGTGCTCAACTGAGACTGCTGGATAGCTTGGGGTTGTCTGTTGAACAAGTCTTGACTGATTTCACCGCTTGGAAAACGGAGTGGTCCAAAAATCAGGGGCCACATCCGTTGGAGCAGCAATTCGCTTCGGCACGGGAGTCGATTATGTCGATCTATCGTCCGCTGGTAGAGGAAGTCGTTTCTCTGGATGGCGGATTGCGTGGTCTGGCGGAGAAAAATAGTAAGCTGCTGCTAGAGCAGGTCTCCTTTTTGGAAGAACGTCTAATTCGTTCGCTACAGCAAAAAGATGACGTGGAACACGTCCGCGTCCAACGAATTGAGACCGCTTTGTTGCCCGAAGGTGGACTGCAAGAAAGAAAGCATTCGTTTTTCCCGTTTGCAAATAAGTATGGTCTTGGTTTGATTGACCGATTAGTAGATGCGCCATTCGCGCATGATGGTACTCATCAACTTTATTACCTGTAA
- a CDS encoding helix-turn-helix domain-containing protein: MRLPIETIGHKIRMIRKERGFTLEIMAGKTGLSKGLLSQVERGISQPSLDSLWKITKALESPIIHFFEDIDQKQVHVTRLQKRRQLVFPESTGTYSLLSMGGSAKLGMLEVRLMPGEMAVDKFVQSEGEECFTVITGSVTARFNDEEHVLEAGDSISFDSSKTHSIENTGETEALLIWSVTPPQF, translated from the coding sequence ATGCGACTTCCCATCGAGACCATCGGTCATAAGATTCGAATGATTCGGAAAGAACGCGGCTTTACCTTGGAAATTATGGCAGGCAAGACAGGGTTAAGCAAAGGTTTGCTGAGCCAAGTAGAGCGTGGAATTTCACAGCCGTCGCTGGATTCGCTGTGGAAAATCACCAAAGCTCTGGAGTCACCCATCATTCATTTTTTCGAAGATATTGATCAAAAGCAGGTGCATGTGACTCGCTTGCAAAAACGCAGACAACTGGTCTTTCCTGAATCGACGGGCACGTATTCGCTGCTCTCGATGGGAGGTAGTGCCAAGCTGGGGATGCTGGAAGTGCGACTGATGCCTGGAGAAATGGCTGTCGACAAGTTCGTGCAGTCAGAGGGAGAAGAGTGCTTCACGGTCATTACTGGCAGTGTGACAGCACGCTTTAACGATGAAGAGCATGTATTGGAAGCAGGAGACAGTATTTCATTTGATAGCAGCAAAACACACTCAATCGAAAATACAGGAGAAACGGAAGCTTTGTTAATCTGGTCCGTCACCCCTCCGCAATTTTAA
- a CDS encoding DUF3397 domain-containing protein — protein MTFLANVWAYLWGTLTVVPFLGFPIVYFILYGMTRNKKLAGRFAINITNLLVIRSAVSAYELIWPEAFSAWWWVFCFYLVVTILLGWVQMKLKGRLSLKKVGFSAWRLSFLWFGIVYIVLFTTGIIKTMGVV, from the coding sequence ATGACCTTTTTGGCGAATGTCTGGGCCTATTTGTGGGGGACGCTGACGGTTGTGCCGTTTCTCGGATTTCCGATCGTTTATTTCATCTTGTATGGAATGACGCGGAACAAGAAATTGGCAGGCCGCTTCGCGATAAATATCACGAATCTTTTGGTGATTCGCTCTGCCGTTTCCGCTTACGAACTGATCTGGCCCGAGGCATTCTCCGCTTGGTGGTGGGTATTCTGTTTTTACCTGGTGGTAACCATACTCCTTGGGTGGGTACAGATGAAGTTGAAGGGGCGGCTCTCCCTCAAAAAGGTAGGATTTTCAGCCTGGCGATTGTCGTTTCTCTGGTTTGGAATCGTCTACATAGTGCTGTTTACGACCGGAATTATCAAAACGATGGGTGTCGTGTAA
- a CDS encoding ketopantoate reductase family protein gives MLLEPMTFQVVVIGGGSVGLLYAARLAHAGQPVTIVTRSSLQANQLNERGLSFQKLNGDSVTVPVAARSIEEGLPEGNLYLLTVKQPDLHSLLPALQRLDLKARVIALQNGMGHYELLRTVLTETQCFFAINTEGARRLSPTEVVHTGTGTLRVGSWETSDCNDPLIRIFVEWAIATGMEAIYEKAIQPFAWRKLIANALINPLTALFEIPNGALLENSHTQQLMRALFVEAAAVAAYAGQKIEDADLQEIVSICRNTSRNLSSMLQDIKKRRPTEVQSINGYLVQLGQKAGIPTPLHETLLRVILLKSDMGIRKEGGDSR, from the coding sequence ATGCTGCTAGAACCAATGACGTTTCAGGTAGTAGTCATAGGTGGAGGGTCTGTCGGGCTGCTGTATGCAGCAAGGCTCGCACACGCTGGACAACCTGTTACGATTGTTACACGCAGTTCACTCCAGGCGAATCAGCTAAATGAACGCGGGCTCAGCTTTCAAAAGCTGAATGGGGATTCAGTCACTGTTCCCGTAGCCGCTCGCTCCATTGAAGAAGGATTGCCTGAAGGGAATCTGTATCTGTTAACTGTAAAGCAGCCAGATTTGCACAGCTTGCTCCCAGCTCTACAAAGGTTGGACCTCAAGGCAAGAGTAATCGCTTTGCAAAATGGCATGGGTCATTACGAATTGCTTCGAACCGTTTTAACGGAGACACAGTGCTTCTTTGCGATTAATACGGAAGGAGCAAGGAGATTGTCGCCTACAGAAGTCGTGCACACCGGTACAGGTACTTTGCGTGTAGGCTCTTGGGAGACTTCTGATTGCAATGATCCACTGATTCGCATATTTGTCGAATGGGCAATAGCAACAGGCATGGAGGCTATCTATGAAAAGGCAATACAGCCCTTCGCTTGGCGCAAGCTCATCGCAAATGCGCTGATCAATCCGTTAACCGCGCTTTTTGAAATCCCAAATGGTGCCCTCCTCGAAAATTCACATACGCAACAGCTCATGCGTGCTTTATTTGTGGAAGCAGCTGCAGTAGCCGCGTATGCTGGACAAAAAATCGAGGATGCAGACTTGCAGGAAATTGTCTCCATTTGCCGAAATACTTCCCGTAATCTTTCCTCCATGCTGCAGGATATTAAGAAGCGCAGACCGACGGAAGTGCAGTCTATCAACGGCTATCTCGTCCAACTAGGGCAAAAAGCCGGGATTCCGACTCCGCTGCACGAAACCTTGCTTCGCGTTATCCTTCTAAAGTCAGACATGGGAATACGGAAGGAGGGAGGCGACAGTAGATGA
- a CDS encoding acyl-CoA carboxylase subunit beta, whose product MTKHLEDTLHEKIAQVVQGGDAKYHDKLKEQNKLFVRDRLKLLFDDEFMVEDGLFANVMAGDLPADGVVTAIGKVNGQTVCVMANDSTVKAGSWGSRTVEKIIRIQETAEKMRVPLLYLVDSAGARITDQLEMFPGRRGAGRIFYNQVKLSGKIPQVCILFGPSAAGGAYIPAFCDIVIMVDKNASMYLGSPRMAEMVIGEKVSLEELGGARMHCSVSGCGDVLAANEEEAIQAARSYLRFFPANYTLTPPTALAKAPVSTAKEITSIVPENQNAAFNMHDVITALVDEDSFFEIKKLFAQELITGLARLDGKPVGIIANQPRVKGGVLFVDSADKAARFITLCDAFSIPLLFLADVPGFMIGTAVERAGIIRHGAKMISAMAEATVPKISVIVRKAYGAGLYAMASSAFEPDACLALPGAQIAVMGPEAAVNAVYSNKIQAIEDPAERQAFIQEKRREYQEDIDLYLLASNLIVDAVVPPSELRRELIQRYEVYKEKRHVFSDRKHAVYPV is encoded by the coding sequence ATGACCAAACATTTGGAAGACACATTGCACGAAAAAATTGCCCAAGTAGTGCAAGGGGGCGATGCCAAGTATCATGACAAGCTCAAGGAGCAAAACAAGCTGTTCGTCCGCGATCGCCTCAAGCTATTGTTCGATGACGAGTTCATGGTCGAGGATGGGCTGTTCGCGAATGTTATGGCAGGCGATCTGCCGGCGGATGGAGTTGTGACCGCAATTGGCAAGGTTAATGGTCAAACCGTCTGCGTGATGGCAAATGATTCGACTGTGAAAGCCGGGTCTTGGGGATCGCGGACCGTCGAAAAAATCATTCGCATTCAAGAGACAGCCGAAAAAATGCGTGTTCCTCTTCTCTATCTCGTCGATTCAGCAGGAGCGCGTATCACTGATCAATTGGAGATGTTCCCAGGCCGACGGGGGGCTGGCCGAATCTTTTACAACCAAGTGAAGCTTTCGGGCAAAATTCCACAAGTGTGCATTTTGTTTGGACCTTCTGCGGCTGGTGGCGCTTATATCCCTGCTTTTTGTGACATTGTCATCATGGTCGACAAAAACGCGAGCATGTACTTGGGCTCTCCGCGCATGGCGGAAATGGTGATTGGAGAAAAAGTGAGCTTGGAGGAGTTGGGCGGCGCACGCATGCATTGCTCCGTCAGCGGATGCGGCGACGTACTGGCTGCCAATGAAGAAGAAGCGATTCAAGCAGCGCGCAGCTATCTGCGCTTCTTCCCGGCGAACTATACATTGACGCCGCCGACTGCACTGGCAAAAGCTCCTGTGTCTACAGCGAAAGAAATCACGAGCATCGTGCCGGAGAACCAAAATGCAGCTTTCAATATGCATGATGTCATTACAGCATTGGTCGACGAGGATTCGTTCTTTGAAATCAAAAAATTATTTGCCCAAGAACTGATTACCGGATTGGCACGTCTGGATGGCAAACCTGTCGGTATCATTGCCAACCAGCCGCGTGTAAAAGGAGGAGTCTTGTTTGTCGATTCGGCTGACAAGGCGGCTAGATTCATCACGCTGTGCGATGCGTTTTCCATTCCACTGTTGTTCTTGGCGGATGTTCCGGGATTTATGATTGGGACAGCCGTAGAGCGGGCAGGTATTATCAGACACGGGGCAAAAATGATCTCCGCCATGGCGGAAGCCACAGTACCGAAAATATCTGTCATTGTACGTAAAGCGTATGGTGCTGGCTTGTATGCAATGGCTAGCTCTGCCTTTGAACCAGATGCTTGCCTCGCACTGCCCGGAGCCCAAATCGCCGTGATGGGACCAGAAGCAGCCGTTAATGCCGTCTACAGTAACAAAATACAGGCGATTGAGGACCCGGCGGAGCGTCAAGCGTTTATTCAGGAAAAACGCAGAGAGTATCAGGAAGACATCGATCTGTACTTACTGGCTTCGAACTTGATTGTGGATGCTGTTGTGCCTCCAAGCGAACTGAGACGCGAATTAATCCAGCGCTACGAGGTTTACAAGGAAAAGCGTCACGTTTTTTCGGACAGAAAGCATGCTGTTTATCCCGTATAA
- a CDS encoding enoyl-CoA hydratase-related protein, which translates to MTVSLQREGAIGVLTLQRPEVFNCLNLDTLVTLRGLISEINHNRDIRAVIVTGAGDKAFCSGADLRERRSMSPQQVDVYIQTIRDTFTELEKLPKPVIAAINGLALGGGTELALACDLRIMSDQAQMGLTETSLGIIPGAGGTQRLPRLVGKGVAKELIFTARRVFPEEAMSIGLVNRIVPTDQLMATAISLAEQISANAPLALAQAKFAIDCGVEVELGSGLQIESNAYKLLVPTKDRLEGLAAFQEKRKPIYRGE; encoded by the coding sequence ATGACGGTTTCCCTGCAAAGAGAGGGCGCAATCGGCGTACTGACGCTGCAACGGCCAGAAGTTTTTAACTGCCTCAATCTGGATACGCTTGTGACACTGCGCGGCTTGATCAGTGAAATCAACCATAATCGCGACATCCGGGCGGTCATTGTGACAGGGGCTGGTGACAAGGCGTTTTGCTCTGGTGCAGATTTGAGAGAGCGACGCTCCATGTCACCACAGCAGGTTGATGTCTATATCCAAACGATTCGAGATACGTTCACAGAGCTGGAAAAGCTACCGAAACCTGTCATCGCGGCGATTAACGGGCTGGCACTGGGTGGCGGTACCGAATTGGCATTGGCGTGCGATCTGCGGATCATGAGTGATCAGGCCCAGATGGGGTTAACGGAGACATCGCTCGGGATCATCCCTGGCGCCGGCGGAACACAGCGCCTACCTCGGCTGGTTGGAAAAGGCGTCGCCAAGGAACTGATTTTTACGGCAAGGCGTGTTTTTCCAGAGGAGGCAATGTCCATCGGGTTAGTCAATCGGATTGTTCCCACTGATCAACTCATGGCGACAGCCATTTCTTTGGCCGAGCAAATTTCAGCGAATGCTCCACTTGCCTTAGCCCAAGCCAAGTTTGCCATCGATTGTGGAGTGGAAGTCGAGCTAGGTAGCGGACTTCAGATTGAAAGCAACGCGTACAAGCTGCTCGTCCCGACGAAAGACCGCCTAGAAGGACTCGCAGCCTTCCAAGAAAAACGAAAACCGATATACCGCGGAGAGTGA
- a CDS encoding hydroxymethylglutaryl-CoA lyase produces MRVQIVEVGPRDGLQNESAIVPAAAKIALIHKLMAAGLKRIEASSFVNPKWIPQLADADEVLQGINRSQEVALSALVPNIRGLERARQCGLTEIALFMSASETHNQKNINKPIADTYPILREVAQEALALGMKVRGYISTVFGCPYEGNVPLDNSRRVTEDLLEMGVYEISLGDTIGVATPKQVHEVFGELVKDVTNERLAAHFHDTRGTGLANVAAALDEGIRIFDSSIGGLGGCPYAPGAAGNISTEDLVYMLHGMDYETGVDLEKLIEAGAYIGQQLGKELPSKVLRASLASKPAG; encoded by the coding sequence GTGCGTGTGCAAATCGTGGAGGTCGGTCCTCGTGACGGGTTGCAAAATGAGAGCGCGATCGTTCCGGCAGCAGCAAAAATTGCCTTGATTCATAAGCTGATGGCAGCAGGCTTGAAGCGGATAGAAGCAAGTTCATTTGTGAATCCGAAATGGATACCGCAATTGGCGGATGCAGATGAGGTCTTGCAGGGAATCAATCGCAGCCAAGAGGTAGCGCTTAGCGCATTGGTTCCAAATATTCGCGGTCTGGAGCGGGCGCGCCAGTGCGGACTGACAGAGATTGCCCTGTTCATGTCTGCCTCTGAAACCCATAATCAAAAAAACATCAATAAACCGATAGCAGACACGTATCCGATCCTGCGGGAGGTTGCCCAGGAAGCGCTGGCTCTCGGGATGAAAGTTCGTGGATATATCTCAACGGTGTTCGGCTGTCCGTATGAAGGAAACGTTCCGCTGGACAATAGCCGCAGGGTGACAGAGGATCTGTTGGAAATGGGAGTGTACGAGATTTCTCTCGGGGATACGATAGGGGTTGCAACACCGAAGCAGGTTCATGAGGTTTTTGGAGAACTTGTGAAAGATGTTACGAACGAGCGCTTAGCCGCCCATTTCCATGATACGAGAGGAACCGGATTGGCGAACGTAGCAGCGGCGCTTGATGAAGGAATCCGAATCTTTGACAGCTCAATCGGCGGGCTTGGTGGATGCCCGTATGCCCCAGGAGCTGCCGGCAACATTTCGACTGAAGATTTGGTCTACATGTTGCACGGAATGGACTATGAAACGGGAGTCGATCTCGAGAAGTTGATTGAGGCTGGTGCGTATATTGGGCAGCAGTTGGGCAAAGAGCTCCCCTCAAAAGTGCTACGGGCATCGCTCGCAAGTAAACCAGCTGGATGA
- a CDS encoding biotin/lipoyl-containing protein: MKQVAANMAGTVINVLVQPGDEINEGQDVLVLESMKMEVPVQAQASGKVVEVKANIGDFVNDGDIIVVLE; this comes from the coding sequence ATGAAACAAGTAGCAGCCAATATGGCAGGAACCGTTATTAATGTTCTGGTGCAGCCAGGTGACGAGATCAATGAAGGACAAGATGTCCTTGTACTGGAATCGATGAAAATGGAAGTTCCTGTACAGGCTCAAGCATCAGGCAAGGTTGTGGAAGTTAAAGCGAATATTGGCGATTTTGTCAATGATGGCGATATCATTGTCGTTTTGGAATAG
- a CDS encoding acetyl-CoA carboxylase biotin carboxylase subunit, with amino-acid sequence MKKVLIANRGEIARRIIRTCKARGVATVAVYSDADKDLPFVREADESVHIGPPPVPHSYLNVEAILAAAKSTGADAIHPGYGLLSENEAFARRVLEEGLLFIGPTPEVIGQMGDKLTARRMMEAAGVPVVPGCEQAIDSPDEAAVIAMSIGYPVMLKASAGGGGIGMHICREEAELRQAYQSAKGRAKAYFGNDAMYMEKYVERPHHIEVQVVADQHGNVIHLLERECSIQRRHQKVLEESPSPFLDTATRELLCNAAVTAAKAVGYSGVGTVEFIVDEQKNFYFLEMNTRLQVEHPVTEEMTGIDLVSLQLDIADGHPLSIKQEDVKALRHAIELRVYAEDPVTFLPSPGTITLYQPPAFEDVRIDDGVETGTQVTPFYDPMIAKVIVSGATREEAVQQAQKAMDHFLITGIKTNIPFLQEVLQNEQFRAGNYTTWFVTERGTASSTEKR; translated from the coding sequence ATGAAAAAGGTATTAATCGCAAACCGTGGTGAAATTGCCAGACGAATTATCCGTACATGCAAGGCAAGAGGAGTGGCTACGGTTGCTGTCTATTCGGATGCAGACAAGGATCTGCCGTTTGTACGTGAAGCAGATGAGTCAGTCCATATTGGTCCACCGCCCGTTCCGCACAGCTACCTGAACGTAGAGGCTATTCTTGCAGCAGCGAAAAGCACCGGTGCCGATGCCATTCACCCAGGCTACGGTCTTTTGTCAGAAAACGAAGCTTTTGCCCGCCGTGTTCTGGAGGAGGGTCTTCTATTCATTGGGCCAACCCCCGAGGTCATCGGGCAAATGGGTGACAAGCTGACTGCCCGCCGTATGATGGAGGCTGCGGGAGTGCCGGTAGTTCCGGGGTGTGAACAGGCTATCGATTCTCCAGATGAAGCAGCTGTCATCGCGATGTCCATTGGATATCCCGTGATGCTCAAGGCAAGTGCTGGCGGCGGAGGAATCGGGATGCACATTTGCCGAGAAGAGGCCGAACTGCGTCAAGCCTACCAATCGGCGAAAGGTCGGGCAAAAGCGTATTTTGGAAACGATGCGATGTACATGGAGAAATACGTGGAACGTCCGCACCACATCGAAGTGCAGGTCGTTGCTGATCAACATGGAAACGTCATCCACTTATTAGAACGGGAATGCTCCATACAGCGCAGACATCAAAAGGTGCTCGAGGAAAGCCCGTCGCCCTTTTTGGACACAGCAACAAGAGAGCTTTTGTGCAATGCAGCGGTTACCGCAGCGAAAGCAGTGGGCTACTCAGGTGTAGGAACGGTTGAATTTATCGTAGATGAACAGAAAAACTTTTACTTCTTGGAAATGAATACACGCTTGCAAGTGGAGCATCCCGTGACGGAAGAAATGACGGGCATTGACCTCGTGTCGCTCCAACTGGACATTGCCGATGGTCACCCGCTGTCGATCAAGCAAGAGGACGTCAAGGCTCTGCGCCACGCGATTGAGCTGCGTGTCTATGCGGAAGACCCTGTCACCTTCCTGCCATCGCCAGGGACGATTACGTTGTACCAGCCACCTGCATTTGAAGATGTAAGAATTGATGATGGGGTAGAGACAGGTACACAGGTGACTCCTTTTTACGACCCGATGATTGCAAAGGTCATTGTCTCTGGAGCGACAAGAGAAGAGGCTGTACAGCAGGCGCAGAAGGCTATGGATCATTTTCTGATTACTGGCATTAAAACGAACATTCCGTTTTTGCAAGAAGTATTACAGAATGAACAATTCCGAGCAGGTAACTATACAACATGGTTTGTTACTGAGCGCGGAACTGCGTCAAGCACGGAAAAACGCTAA
- a CDS encoding N-acetyltransferase, translating to MFEVRRLQINYKTLEEFQKFREFGLEELSMKEDLEANIVENDSESPFYGIYDNDLLVARMSLYKIDGKYDRYFQPAQDYYELWKLEVLPDYRGKDYGTALVNHAKSFGAPIKTNSRCRADDFWLKMGFTPVKYNLMRDRGENPYVWLPESVELQD from the coding sequence ATGTTTGAAGTAAGACGTTTGCAAATCAACTATAAGACACTGGAGGAATTCCAGAAGTTTCGCGAATTTGGCCTGGAGGAGCTTTCTATGAAGGAAGACCTGGAGGCGAACATCGTGGAAAATGATTCGGAATCTCCATTTTACGGTATTTATGACAACGATCTTCTGGTAGCACGTATGAGCCTCTACAAAATTGACGGGAAATACGACCGTTACTTCCAACCTGCGCAAGACTATTACGAGCTGTGGAAGCTTGAGGTCCTGCCTGACTACCGCGGCAAAGATTACGGAACAGCTTTGGTTAACCACGCGAAGAGCTTTGGAGCTCCTATTAAAACCAACTCCCGCTGCCGCGCAGACGATTTTTGGTTGAAAATGGGCTTCACGCCTGTGAAGTACAACCTCATGCGTGATCGTGGTGAAAACCCGTACGTATGGTTGCCAGAGAGCGTAGAGCTGCAAGACTAG
- a CDS encoding RsfA family transcriptional regulator yields the protein MVASRQDAWTEDDDLVLAEVTLRHIREGGTQLAAFEEVGQRLGRTAAACGFRWNSCVRKRYDAAISIAKSQRQQLKKLGRIQAPPPVVAEVEVVTLHTKRSETPIAEVQKYADVEEQQIEAVIRMLVNQKEMTRRLRQLEQELEGKELELKELKEAHERARKELDQVQGVNDDYRALVQIMERARKLAFLQEEDSNKAIFKMDENGNLERVEK from the coding sequence ATGGTAGCTTCCAGACAAGACGCATGGACCGAAGATGACGATCTAGTGTTGGCGGAAGTCACCTTGCGCCACATACGCGAAGGCGGCACACAGCTTGCTGCATTTGAAGAAGTGGGTCAAAGGTTGGGAAGGACAGCAGCTGCGTGCGGCTTCCGCTGGAACAGTTGCGTACGTAAACGGTACGATGCGGCCATTTCGATTGCGAAAAGCCAGAGGCAGCAATTGAAAAAGCTCGGGAGGATTCAAGCACCGCCCCCTGTGGTGGCAGAGGTCGAGGTCGTCACGTTGCATACAAAACGTTCTGAGACACCAATAGCAGAGGTGCAAAAGTACGCGGATGTAGAGGAGCAGCAGATTGAAGCAGTCATTCGCATGCTCGTCAATCAAAAGGAAATGACTCGTCGCTTGCGACAATTGGAACAAGAGTTGGAAGGAAAAGAGTTGGAGTTAAAAGAATTGAAAGAAGCCCACGAACGCGCTAGAAAAGAGCTGGATCAGGTTCAGGGTGTCAATGATGATTACCGTGCGTTGGTACAGATTATGGAACGTGCACGCAAGCTTGCTTTTTTACAGGAAGAAGATTCCAACAAAGCGATCTTCAAAATGGATGAAAACGGAAATTTAGAGCGCGTGGAAAAATAA